One part of the Nostoc sp. PCC 7120 = FACHB-418 genome encodes these proteins:
- a CDS encoding trans-splicing intein-formed DNA polymerase III subunit alpha N-terminal partner DnaE-N, whose amino-acid sequence MSFVPLHIHSDYSLLDGASQLPELIDQAIALGMKAIAVTDHGVMYGAIELLKICRSKNIKPIIGNEMYILNGDLEKQERGRPKYHQVVLAKNTKGYKNLVKLTTISHLQGVQGKGIFSRPCINKDLLKEYHEGLIVTSACLGGEIPQAILSNRPDAARKVAKWYKDVFGDDFYLEIQDHGSQEDRIVNVEIIKIARELEIKFVATNDSHYISCFDVEAHDALLCIQTGKLISEDKRMRYSGTEYLKSGEEMKLLFRDHLTDDVIAEAIATTEEVADKVEPYHIMGEPRIPNYPIPSGHTPDTYVEEVAWQGLLEKLNRKSRNEVEPVYRERLEYELKMLQQMGFSSYFLVVWDYIKFARDNNIPVGPGRGSAAGSLVAYTMGITNIDPVHHGLLFERFLNPERKSMPDIDTDFCIEQRDKVIEYVTDKYGKERVAQIITFNRLTSKAVLKDVARVLNIPYGESDKMAKLIPVVRGKPTKLKVMISDATPEPEFKEKYDNDPRVRHWLDMAMRIEGTNKTFGVHAAGVVISADPLDEIVPLQKNNDGSVITQYFMEDLESMGLLKMDFLGLKNLTMIQKTIDLIEEKHGFRIDPYEITSQERKAQKILAKGEYKTLPKDVQKTYELLESGELEGIFQLESSGMKQIVRDLKPSNIEDISSILALYRPGPLDAGLIPKFINRKHGRENIDYESQLLEPILNETYGIMVYQEQIMKIAQDMAGYTLGQADLLRRAMGKKKVSEMQKQQEKFIDGSTKNGVKKQVAEKLFDDMLKFAEYCLSYDTEVLTVEYGFVPIGEIVEKGIECSVFSINNNGIVYTQPIAQWHHRGKQEVFEYCLEDGSIIKATKDHKFMTQDGKMLPIDEIFEQELDLLQVKGLPE is encoded by the coding sequence GCCTGCTGGATGGGGCTAGTCAGCTACCTGAGTTGATTGATCAAGCGATCGCCTTGGGTATGAAAGCGATCGCTGTTACCGATCACGGTGTCATGTATGGTGCTATTGAACTACTGAAAATTTGCCGCAGTAAAAATATTAAGCCCATCATTGGCAACGAAATGTATATCCTGAACGGCGACCTGGAAAAACAAGAACGTGGTCGCCCTAAATATCATCAAGTTGTTTTAGCTAAAAATACTAAAGGTTACAAAAATTTAGTCAAATTAACGACAATCTCTCACCTCCAAGGTGTGCAAGGTAAAGGTATTTTTTCTCGCCCTTGTATTAATAAAGATTTGCTCAAAGAGTATCATGAAGGCTTAATTGTTACCAGTGCTTGTTTAGGTGGAGAAATTCCCCAAGCAATTCTTAGCAACAGACCAGATGCAGCGCGGAAAGTTGCCAAGTGGTATAAAGATGTTTTTGGTGATGATTTTTATTTAGAAATTCAAGACCACGGTTCACAAGAAGACCGTATTGTCAACGTAGAAATTATTAAAATTGCCCGTGAGTTAGAGATTAAATTTGTTGCTACCAATGATTCCCATTACATTTCTTGCTTTGATGTAGAAGCACACGACGCATTGCTATGTATTCAAACTGGCAAGCTAATTAGTGAAGATAAGCGAATGCGGTATAGCGGTACAGAATATCTCAAATCTGGTGAAGAGATGAAGTTGCTATTCCGCGACCACTTAACCGATGATGTAATTGCAGAGGCGATCGCCACCACTGAAGAAGTTGCGGATAAAGTCGAGCCTTACCATATTATGGGTGAGCCTCGCATTCCCAACTACCCAATTCCTTCAGGTCATACTCCTGATACTTATGTTGAAGAAGTTGCATGGCAAGGACTATTGGAGAAACTCAATCGTAAATCCCGCAACGAAGTCGAGCCAGTCTACAGAGAAAGGCTAGAATATGAACTCAAAATGTTGCAACAAATGGGATTCTCCAGCTACTTTTTAGTAGTTTGGGACTACATCAAATTTGCTAGAGATAATAATATCCCTGTGGGGCCTGGTCGGGGTTCGGCGGCTGGTTCCTTAGTAGCATACACAATGGGAATTACTAACATTGATCCGGTACATCATGGGTTACTCTTCGAGCGATTTTTGAACCCAGAACGTAAATCCATGCCTGATATCGATACAGATTTCTGTATTGAACAACGGGATAAAGTAATTGAATATGTAACAGATAAATATGGAAAAGAAAGAGTCGCCCAAATCATTACTTTTAACCGTCTAACTTCCAAAGCAGTGTTAAAAGATGTCGCCAGAGTGTTAAACATTCCCTATGGGGAATCCGACAAAATGGCAAAATTAATTCCTGTAGTCCGGGGTAAACCCACCAAACTGAAGGTGATGATTTCCGATGCTACCCCGGAACCAGAGTTTAAAGAAAAATATGATAACGACCCCAGAGTTCGCCATTGGTTGGATATGGCGATGCGAATCGAAGGGACTAACAAAACCTTTGGTGTTCACGCTGCCGGTGTAGTTATTTCTGCTGATCCATTGGATGAAATCGTCCCACTGCAAAAAAATAATGATGGGTCTGTCATTACTCAATATTTCATGGAAGATCTGGAATCAATGGGTTTGTTAAAAATGGACTTCTTAGGCTTAAAAAACCTGACGATGATCCAAAAAACCATTGACTTGATTGAAGAAAAACATGGTTTTAGAATTGACCCTTACGAAATCACCAGTCAAGAACGTAAAGCACAAAAAATCTTAGCTAAAGGTGAATATAAAACTCTGCCAAAAGATGTCCAAAAGACCTATGAATTGTTGGAATCTGGTGAATTAGAAGGCATATTTCAATTAGAATCTTCAGGGATGAAACAGATAGTAAGAGATTTGAAGCCTTCTAATATTGAAGATATTTCTTCTATCTTGGCACTTTACAGACCAGGCCCTCTAGATGCTGGATTAATTCCTAAGTTTATTAACCGTAAACATGGGCGGGAAAATATCGATTATGAAAGCCAGCTTTTAGAACCAATATTAAATGAAACCTATGGAATCATGGTCTATCAGGAGCAAATCATGAAAATTGCTCAAGATATGGCTGGTTATACCTTAGGACAAGCCGACTTGCTGCGCCGTGCGATGGGTAAAAAGAAAGTTTCGGAGATGCAGAAGCAGCAAGAAAAATTTATTGATGGTTCAACTAAAAATGGTGTGAAAAAGCAAGTAGCTGAGAAGCTATTTGATGATATGTTGAAATTTGCCGAATATTGTTTAAGTTATGATACAGAAGTTTTAACAGTTGAATATGGATTTGTCCCCATTGGCGAGATTGTAGAGAAAGGTATTGAGTGTAGTGTATTTAGCATTAATAATAATGGTATTGTTTACACTCAACCCATTGCTCAATGGCATCATCGCGGTAAACAAGAAGTATTTGAATATTGCTTAGAAGATGGGTCAATAATTAAGGCAACAAAAGACCACAAATTTATGACTCAAGATGGCAAGATGTTGCCAATTGATGAAATATTTGAACAAGAGTTGGACTTGTTGCAAGTGAAGGGTTTACCAGAGTAA